AGCGCCGCCGCGTCGATCAGTCCGGAGCGCCGCAATTCATCGGCGGTCGCCAGACCCGCGTCCAGCGCCGCGGCGCGTTCCTCGCGCGACAGATGGCCGACGGCGGTCGTCACCAGCCGCTCGCCGAGATCGCTGTCGGGCGCAAGTTCGCAGGCGGGCCGGCGCGCGATTGCCGGATGGTTCGGCAGATCGACGGCGTTGGCGATCACCGTCGCGGCCGCGTCGGCTTCAGCCGCCGTGCGCGCCAGAACCGTCACGGCATCCGCAATGCCCAGCGAAAAGCTGCGGCCGCGCCAGCCGCTGGTCGCCATGCCGCGCACGGGGTCGGCGAAGCGCACAGTCAGCCGGTCCTCCAGCCCATGCGCCGTGCCGGCGATCGCCGCCTTCATGTCGGCGCCTGGCGAGAGATGGATGGCGATGTCGCCGCCATCGTTCACGTAAGCCTTTTCGAGCCCGCGCCCCGACACCATGACGGCCAGCATCTCGTCGGCGACGGCGCCCGCGACCGCAGCCATCGGGGTCAGGAACAGGCTCTTGCCGTAGCC
The window above is part of the Rhizobiaceae bacterium genome. Proteins encoded here:
- a CDS encoding UPF0280 family protein, which encodes MSGPQISWLPDGRRLHMNHGPIDLIVEAFGDAAEVRAAYGQAAARFETILAELVAELPMLRSAAGTTPRGFRSRVAQRMDDAAAHLVADAHGYGKSLFLTPMAAVAGAVADEMLAVMVSGRGLEKAYVNDGGDIAIHLSPGADMKAAIAGTAHGLEDRLTVRFADPVRGMATSGWRGRSFSLGIADAVTVLARTAAEADAAATVIANAVDLPNHPAIARRPACELAPDSDLGERLVTTAVGHLSREERAAALDAGLATADELRRSGLIDAAALFLGDDARLSGMPAESLVSPADMRSVAA